One genomic region from Melioribacteraceae bacterium encodes:
- the fliF gene encoding flagellar basal-body MS-ring/collar protein FliF, whose protein sequence is MNNNPIQVLFGIFNKLNPKQKFMMVGSVLLTIALLIILLFFMNEPSYSTLYSGLSAEDASKVVDYLGGQKILYKIDDNGQTIKVPKEKVYEARLALAGRGIPSSGVIGYEIFDKSTMGMSEFMQKINYKRAMEGELARTIAQLDGVSGVRVHIVIPQKTIFKEEEKFPSASIVLKLKNNAAISKENITSIVNLVCGSVEGLPASKISIIDTQGRILSNESEDGPLAYASSKQYEIKQSVENHLAKKAQSILDNVLGYGNAMVQVNADLNFDQVEKTMEQYDPDSQVAISEQTIKSNNSGVTTSDSSANANENSLTNYEISKTIQKVIEGSGNIQRLSVAAVVNDIPKKITKDGKTETLYEPRPQDQLNKLEEIIKNAVGINVNRNDQFSLVSIPFEEKQVDEIVLDESHSLMPNTDEWIKLAMILFAILSSLFVLKSLMKKLKNEKIVIGTFNPGELAVATPAPVLTPKQETVFNQQLNLPKKKILPLGDIEDEISDEALLKKNQHDKIINYVAKNPLDAAKLINAWMHEDEI, encoded by the coding sequence ATGAATAATAATCCAATTCAAGTTCTGTTCGGAATCTTCAATAAGTTGAATCCAAAACAAAAGTTCATGATGGTTGGCAGTGTCCTGCTTACAATTGCATTGCTTATAATTCTCCTCTTTTTTATGAATGAACCGAGTTATTCAACTTTATATTCCGGATTATCCGCAGAGGATGCTTCAAAAGTAGTCGACTATCTGGGAGGTCAGAAAATCCTTTATAAGATCGACGATAATGGCCAGACTATCAAAGTACCTAAAGAAAAAGTTTACGAAGCGCGACTGGCGCTTGCCGGCAGGGGAATTCCAAGCTCCGGTGTTATTGGGTATGAAATTTTTGACAAGTCGACTATGGGTATGTCGGAGTTTATGCAGAAGATTAATTATAAACGCGCTATGGAAGGGGAGCTCGCACGTACCATTGCGCAGCTTGATGGAGTCTCTGGCGTTAGAGTTCATATTGTTATTCCTCAAAAAACAATCTTTAAGGAAGAAGAAAAATTTCCATCGGCTTCCATCGTACTGAAACTTAAAAATAATGCCGCCATTTCTAAGGAAAATATAACTTCTATTGTAAATCTTGTATGCGGAAGCGTGGAAGGGTTACCTGCAAGCAAAATTTCAATTATCGATACACAGGGCAGGATTCTCTCCAACGAAAGTGAGGACGGGCCGCTCGCGTATGCCTCTTCCAAACAGTATGAAATTAAACAGTCGGTCGAAAATCATCTGGCAAAGAAAGCTCAATCGATTCTCGATAATGTGCTCGGATATGGAAACGCAATGGTTCAGGTTAATGCGGATCTTAATTTCGATCAGGTCGAAAAAACAATGGAACAGTACGATCCCGATTCTCAGGTAGCCATAAGTGAACAGACTATTAAATCGAATAATTCCGGTGTTACAACCAGCGATTCGTCAGCAAATGCCAACGAGAACTCGCTTACTAATTATGAAATCAGTAAAACTATTCAGAAAGTGATTGAAGGATCAGGAAATATTCAGAGATTAAGCGTTGCCGCGGTTGTAAACGATATACCCAAGAAAATTACTAAGGATGGAAAGACCGAAACTCTCTACGAACCGCGCCCGCAGGATCAACTTAACAAACTTGAAGAGATTATTAAAAATGCCGTCGGTATTAATGTTAACAGGAACGATCAGTTCTCGCTAGTAAGTATTCCGTTCGAAGAAAAACAGGTGGACGAAATTGTACTTGATGAGTCGCATTCATTAATGCCTAATACGGATGAGTGGATTAAACTGGCGATGATTCTGTTTGCTATTCTCTCCTCTCTGTTTGTACTGAAGAGTCTTATGAAAAAATTGAAGAACGAGAAAATTGTTATCGGAACATTCAATCCAGGCGAACTTGCAGTAGCAACACCGGCACCGGTTCTTACTCCCAAGCAGGAAACTGTATTCAATCAACAGCTTAATTTACCTAAGAAAAAAATCCTTCCGCTCGGCGATATTGAAGATGAAATATCGGACGAAGCTTTATTAAAGAAGAATCAGCACGATAAAATAATTAACTATGTTGCCAAGAATCCTCTCGACGCAGCTAAACTAATAAATGCCTGGATGCACGAAGATGAAATCTAA